One Leopardus geoffroyi isolate Oge1 chromosome B1, O.geoffroyi_Oge1_pat1.0, whole genome shotgun sequence DNA window includes the following coding sequences:
- the HNRNPDL gene encoding heterogeneous nuclear ribonucleoprotein D-like isoform X2, producing the protein MEVPPRLSHVPPPLFPSAPATLASRSLSHWRPRAPRQLAPLLPSLASSSARQGARRAQRHVTAQQPSRLAGGAAIKGGRRRRPDLFRRHFKSSSIQRSAAAAAATRTARQHPPADSSTTMEDMNEYSNIEEFAEGSKINASKNQQDDGKMFIGGLSWDTSKKDLTEYLSRFGEVVDCTIKTDPVTGRSRGFGFVLFKDAASVDKVLELKEHKLDGKLIDPKRAKALKGKEPPKKVFVGGLSPDTSEEQIKEYFGAFGEIENIELPMDTKTNERRGFCFITYTDEEPVKKLLESRYHQIGSGKCEIKVAQPKEVYRQQQQQQKGGRGAAAGGRGGTRGRGRGQQSTYGKASRGGGNHQNNYQPY; encoded by the exons ATGGAGGTCCCGCCCCGGCTCTCCCATGTGCCGCCGCCATTGTTCCCCTCTGCTCCCGCTACTTTAGCCTCCCGCAGCCTTTCCCATTGGCGGCCGCGGGCGCCTCGGCAGCTCGCCCCGCTCCTCCCTTCGCTCGCTTCCAGCTCCGCCCGGCAGGGGGCGCGCCGGGCCCAGCGCCACGTCACCGCCCAGCAGCCCTCCCGATTGGCGGGAGGGGCGGCTATAAAGGGAGGGCGCAGGCGGCGCCCGGATCTCTTCCGCCGCCATTTTAAATCCAGCTCCATACAACGctccgccgccgctgctgccgcgACCCGGACTGCGCGCCAGCATCCCCCGGCCGACAGCTCCACCACCATGGAGGACATGAACGAGTACAGCAACATAGAGGAATTCGCAGAGGGATCCAAGATCAACGCGAGCAAGAATCAGCAGGATGACGG TAAAATGTTTATTGGAGGCTTGAGCTGGGATACAAGCAAGAAAGATCTGACTGAATATTTGTCTCGATTTGGGGAAGTTGTAGACTGTACAATAAAAACAGATCCAGTGACTGGAAGATCAAGAGGATTTGGATTTGTGCTTTTCAAAGATGCTGCTAGTGTTGATAAG GTTTTGGAACTGAAAGAACACAAACTGGATGGCAAATTGATAGACCCCAAAAGGGCCAAAGCTTTAAAAGGGAAAGAACCTCCCAAAAAGGTTTTTGTGGGTGGATTGAGCCCAGATACTTCTgaagaacaaattaaagaatattttggagCCTTTGGAGAG ATTGAAAATATTGAACTTCCcatggatacaaaaacaaatgaaagaagaggattTTGCTTTATTACATATACAGATGAAGAGCCAGTAAAGAAATTGTTAGAAAGCAGATATCATCAAATTGGTTCTGGGAAG TGTGAAATCAAAGTTGCACAACCCAAAGAGGTCTATaggcagcaacagcaacaacaaaaaggaggaagaggtgcTGCAGCTGGTGGACGAGGTGGTACTAGGGGTCGTGGACGAG
- the HNRNPDL gene encoding heterogeneous nuclear ribonucleoprotein D-like isoform X1, protein MEVPPRLSHVPPPLFPSAPATLASRSLSHWRPRAPRQLAPLLPSLASSSARQGARRAQRHVTAQQPSRLAGGAAIKGGRRRRPDLFRRHFKSSSIQRSAAAAAATRTARQHPPADSSTTMEDMNEYSNIEEFAEGSKINASKNQQDDGKMFIGGLSWDTSKKDLTEYLSRFGEVVDCTIKTDPVTGRSRGFGFVLFKDAASVDKVLELKEHKLDGKLIDPKRAKALKGKEPPKKVFVGGLSPDTSEEQIKEYFGAFGEIENIELPMDTKTNERRGFCFITYTDEEPVKKLLESRYHQIGSGKCEIKVAQPKEVYRQQQQQQKGGRGAAAGGRGGTRGRGRGQGQNWNQGFNNYYDQGYGNYNSAYGGDQNYSGYGGYDYTGYNYGNYGYGQGYADYSGQQSTYGKASRGGGNHQNNYQPY, encoded by the exons ATGGAGGTCCCGCCCCGGCTCTCCCATGTGCCGCCGCCATTGTTCCCCTCTGCTCCCGCTACTTTAGCCTCCCGCAGCCTTTCCCATTGGCGGCCGCGGGCGCCTCGGCAGCTCGCCCCGCTCCTCCCTTCGCTCGCTTCCAGCTCCGCCCGGCAGGGGGCGCGCCGGGCCCAGCGCCACGTCACCGCCCAGCAGCCCTCCCGATTGGCGGGAGGGGCGGCTATAAAGGGAGGGCGCAGGCGGCGCCCGGATCTCTTCCGCCGCCATTTTAAATCCAGCTCCATACAACGctccgccgccgctgctgccgcgACCCGGACTGCGCGCCAGCATCCCCCGGCCGACAGCTCCACCACCATGGAGGACATGAACGAGTACAGCAACATAGAGGAATTCGCAGAGGGATCCAAGATCAACGCGAGCAAGAATCAGCAGGATGACGG TAAAATGTTTATTGGAGGCTTGAGCTGGGATACAAGCAAGAAAGATCTGACTGAATATTTGTCTCGATTTGGGGAAGTTGTAGACTGTACAATAAAAACAGATCCAGTGACTGGAAGATCAAGAGGATTTGGATTTGTGCTTTTCAAAGATGCTGCTAGTGTTGATAAG GTTTTGGAACTGAAAGAACACAAACTGGATGGCAAATTGATAGACCCCAAAAGGGCCAAAGCTTTAAAAGGGAAAGAACCTCCCAAAAAGGTTTTTGTGGGTGGATTGAGCCCAGATACTTCTgaagaacaaattaaagaatattttggagCCTTTGGAGAG ATTGAAAATATTGAACTTCCcatggatacaaaaacaaatgaaagaagaggattTTGCTTTATTACATATACAGATGAAGAGCCAGTAAAGAAATTGTTAGAAAGCAGATATCATCAAATTGGTTCTGGGAAG TGTGAAATCAAAGTTGCACAACCCAAAGAGGTCTATaggcagcaacagcaacaacaaaaaggaggaagaggtgcTGCAGCTGGTGGACGAGGTGGTACTAGGGGTCGTGGACGAG GTCAGGGCCAAAACTGGAACCAAGGATTTAATAACTATTATGATCAAGGATATGGAAATTACAATAGTGCCTATGGTGGTGATCAAAACTATAGTGGCTATGGCGGCTATGATTATACTGGGTATAACTATGGGAACTATGGATATGGACAGGGATATGCAGACTACAGTG